One stretch of Corallococcus exiguus DNA includes these proteins:
- a CDS encoding sigma 54-interacting transcriptional regulator: MSRPGARDPHVPLATADVSTAADPKPRGQRPFARLVPALTIVSHTHATRIGERLLLHGLLAGREVTLSRNSPDFTRPGEPLGLPLGDPFMSRKPLLFAPAGEGIRLIPADGGRCTCAGEPLDRGREFGPEELARGIPLEFTGRVVLLLHLTALPEMDAPTSLGMVGESTSLRLIRRDIGRVADLDVPVLIRGETGTGKELVAQALHARSRRGGRFVSVNLGAIPKELAAAELFGSVRGAFTGAQRDRDGFFRAAEGGTLFLDEVGEASPEVQVMLLRVLETGELYPVGASTPVKTDVRLVAATDANLEAQISEGRFRAPLLHRLAGYEIHLPPLRERREDIGPLFLHFARQELEALGEAHHLTPSDPYAEPWLPAALAVRLLLHPWPGNIRQLRNVARQLVIGSRGQPCLELDPRLARELMLPVAPPSPVRAPEPEPTPEPTARRKSTEVGEPELLAALRAHGWDVKKAAQHLGIARSSIYDLIERSPSIRLAGDLGVEELIRCFHACQGDLDEMAKRLEVSKRALNRRVKELGLVPKHS, encoded by the coding sequence ATGTCCCGCCCTGGTGCCCGCGATCCCCATGTCCCCCTGGCGACGGCTGATGTGTCCACTGCCGCGGATCCGAAGCCGCGCGGGCAGCGACCCTTCGCGCGCCTCGTTCCCGCGCTGACCATCGTCTCCCACACGCACGCCACCCGCATCGGCGAGCGGCTGCTGCTGCACGGGCTGCTTGCCGGCCGGGAGGTCACGCTCTCCCGAAACTCGCCGGACTTCACCCGTCCCGGCGAGCCCCTGGGCCTGCCGCTGGGCGATCCCTTCATGAGCCGCAAGCCGCTCCTGTTCGCTCCCGCGGGCGAGGGCATCCGACTCATCCCGGCCGACGGGGGGCGCTGCACCTGCGCGGGCGAGCCGCTCGACCGCGGCCGGGAGTTCGGCCCGGAGGAGCTGGCGCGGGGAATCCCGCTCGAGTTCACCGGGAGGGTGGTGCTCCTGCTGCACCTGACCGCGCTCCCTGAAATGGACGCACCCACCTCCCTGGGCATGGTGGGCGAGAGCACCTCCCTCCGCCTCATCCGCAGGGACATCGGGCGTGTGGCCGACCTGGACGTGCCCGTCCTGATTCGCGGCGAGACGGGCACGGGCAAGGAGCTGGTCGCCCAGGCGCTCCACGCGCGGAGCCGGCGCGGCGGACGCTTCGTCAGCGTCAACCTCGGCGCCATCCCCAAGGAGCTGGCCGCCGCGGAGCTCTTCGGCAGCGTCCGGGGCGCCTTCACCGGTGCACAGCGCGACCGCGACGGCTTCTTTCGTGCGGCCGAGGGCGGCACGCTCTTCCTCGACGAGGTGGGCGAGGCCTCCCCCGAGGTGCAGGTCATGCTCCTCCGGGTGCTGGAGACAGGGGAGCTGTACCCGGTGGGCGCCAGCACCCCCGTGAAGACAGACGTCCGCCTCGTCGCCGCCACGGACGCGAATCTGGAGGCCCAGATCTCCGAGGGACGCTTCCGCGCGCCGCTGCTCCACCGGCTGGCCGGCTATGAAATCCATCTGCCCCCACTGCGTGAGCGCCGGGAGGACATCGGTCCGTTGTTCCTCCACTTCGCCCGCCAGGAATTGGAGGCGCTGGGGGAGGCCCACCACCTCACCCCAAGCGATCCCTATGCCGAGCCGTGGCTGCCGGCGGCCCTGGCGGTGCGGCTGTTGCTACACCCGTGGCCCGGGAACATCCGCCAGCTGCGGAACGTGGCCCGGCAGCTGGTCATTGGCAGCCGGGGACAGCCCTGTCTGGAGTTGGATCCACGCCTCGCCCGGGAGCTGATGCTTCCCGTGGCGCCGCCGTCTCCAGTCCGCGCTCCCGAGCCGGAGCCCACTCCGGAGCCCACGGCCCGCCGCAAGTCCACCGAGGTGGGCGAGCCGGAGCTGCTCGCGGCCCTGCGCGCGCACGGCTGGGATGTGAAGAAGGCGGCCCAACACCTGGGGATCGCCCGCTCCTCCATCTACGATCTCATCGAGCGCAGCCCCAGCATCCGCCTGGCCGGGGACCTGGGTGTGGAGGAACTCATCCGCTGCTTCCACGCGTGCCAGGGCGACCTGGACGAGATGGCGAAGCGCCTGGAGGTCTCCAAGCGGGCCTTGAACCGGCGGGTCAAGGAACTGGGCCTGGTGCCAAAGCACTCCTGA
- a CDS encoding serine/threonine-protein kinase — protein MHHGYETQIWLALDEGILSREESAALLEEALRLGRSPLELLRERGRISEETLTSLVKEGPATPEHRPVEPAPTEARTPAFPLPHWDRYQFVRFLGQGGMGRVFLADDPRLRRPVALKFVRDDDDAHTRRFISEARAQAKVKHERVCQVYEVGHVDGKVFIAMQYIDGQPLSALVRALTVEQKALVLREAALGVHEAHRVGLIHRDIKPSNIMVERAEDGTPRPYVMDFGLAREWNESVTASGAVLGTPHYMAPEQARGEVSRLDRRADVYSLGASLYFLLTGQAPIPGDNGLEVLNNIATVEPRPPRGVDPDVPADLEAIALKCLEKDRSARYDSARALAEDLERFLGGEPVLARTGFGYRVRKRLRKYRLLASVSASALLSVAVALGWGALGRREAAERERTVQRFTELVSHIESMVRYSSLSRLHDTREDRQAIKERMAELEAEIQRAGPRALGPGHYALGRGYLALGDETKAAELLESAWSNGFHDPRAAYALALVTGRLYQQKLLEAQRLRNPQQRESSTRDAERRYRDPALAWLRQSRGAQMPSVEYVSALVAFYEGRLDDALSLLQNASRRVPWFHEVPLLRGDILQARALTRWNAGDLEGARNDFESGRTSFAAAAATAESDPSVYRSWAGLENSAMVVELYGKGEVMPAYQRALEALSRCLTAMPDDAACLIRMARVNHRLAEHRLTQGGAGAEPLAKALEAAERARAVDPARSEATYTLARSTWLQARYRLEKGEDPRELLGKAAALFESIPEADRDRACHADSGLVFKTWADYEDQLGVASQGNRDKAIRAYRAALAIDPIPEDWINLGSTLLTRASLPRNAEPEQDLQKAAEALEQARALNPQHVVPYFYAGQVHEQWARRRYARGEDSRLELELALEQYQRGLAINPSLPHLHNGMGIALLLRAEELWNRGGDPLPVLQQARASFEQAIAVAPGQGFGYANLGALLARRCDYLLARGEDPRPSAREAEEVLEQGRERMPGAAWLRGLVGTVRVAQARFEVEHARSPGAQLARAREDLHAAMEQNSRDAELWLQLGKAQALQARWEERHGPLPPGAMEEAAKSFEKAIALSPDDPGYRLEAGRFYRLWAGQQKRAGHEDGPRFQRGLELAEQVLRARPDWPVARALRASIRLELDETARPGDRLTWQNQALEELTQALAINPNLSHEWSGLLAAARRPGGGP, from the coding sequence ATGCACCACGGCTACGAGACGCAGATATGGCTCGCCCTCGACGAGGGCATCCTGTCCCGCGAGGAGTCAGCGGCCCTGCTCGAGGAGGCGCTGCGCCTGGGACGAAGCCCCCTGGAGCTGCTGCGTGAGCGGGGCCGGATCTCCGAAGAGACCCTGACCTCGCTCGTGAAGGAAGGCCCGGCCACGCCCGAACACAGACCCGTCGAGCCTGCCCCGACCGAGGCCCGCACTCCGGCCTTTCCCCTCCCCCACTGGGACCGCTACCAGTTCGTGCGGTTCCTCGGACAGGGCGGCATGGGGCGCGTGTTCCTGGCGGATGATCCGCGGCTGCGCCGCCCGGTGGCCCTCAAGTTCGTCCGCGACGACGACGATGCGCACACCCGCCGCTTCATCTCCGAGGCCCGTGCCCAGGCCAAGGTGAAGCATGAGCGCGTGTGCCAGGTGTACGAGGTCGGCCACGTCGACGGGAAGGTCTTCATCGCCATGCAGTACATCGACGGGCAGCCGCTGAGCGCCCTGGTGCGCGCGCTCACCGTCGAGCAGAAGGCCCTGGTGCTTCGCGAGGCCGCCCTGGGCGTGCACGAAGCCCACCGCGTGGGGCTCATCCACCGGGACATCAAGCCCTCCAACATCATGGTCGAGCGCGCCGAGGATGGGACGCCCAGGCCCTACGTGATGGACTTCGGCCTGGCACGCGAGTGGAACGAATCCGTGACGGCCTCCGGGGCGGTGCTGGGCACGCCCCACTACATGGCCCCAGAGCAGGCCCGCGGCGAGGTGAGCCGGCTCGACCGCCGCGCGGATGTCTACAGCCTGGGCGCCAGCCTCTACTTCCTGCTCACCGGACAGGCGCCCATCCCCGGCGACAACGGTCTGGAGGTGCTCAACAACATCGCGACCGTGGAGCCCCGGCCGCCGCGCGGGGTGGACCCGGATGTCCCGGCGGACCTGGAGGCCATCGCGCTCAAGTGCCTGGAGAAGGACCGCTCCGCTCGCTACGACTCGGCACGCGCCCTGGCGGAGGACCTGGAGCGCTTCCTCGGCGGCGAGCCCGTCCTGGCACGCACGGGCTTCGGGTACCGCGTACGCAAGCGGCTGCGCAAATACCGGCTGCTGGCCTCCGTGAGCGCCTCGGCGTTGCTCTCCGTGGCAGTGGCACTGGGATGGGGCGCGCTGGGGCGCCGTGAGGCCGCCGAGCGCGAACGGACCGTCCAGCGGTTCACCGAGCTGGTGAGCCACATCGAGTCCATGGTGCGCTACTCCTCGCTCTCGCGGCTGCATGACACGCGCGAGGACCGCCAGGCCATCAAGGAGCGCATGGCGGAGCTGGAGGCGGAGATCCAACGCGCCGGCCCACGAGCCCTGGGCCCTGGACACTACGCGCTGGGACGCGGCTACCTCGCGCTGGGGGATGAGACGAAGGCCGCCGAACTGCTCGAGTCCGCCTGGAGCAACGGCTTTCATGATCCGCGGGCCGCGTACGCGCTCGCCCTGGTGACCGGGCGGCTCTACCAGCAGAAGCTCCTGGAGGCACAGCGGCTGCGCAACCCACAGCAGCGAGAGTCCTCGACGCGTGACGCGGAACGCCGCTACCGCGATCCGGCGCTCGCCTGGCTCCGGCAGAGCCGGGGCGCCCAGATGCCGTCGGTGGAATATGTGTCGGCGCTGGTTGCCTTCTACGAGGGTCGCCTCGACGACGCACTCTCCCTGCTGCAGAACGCCAGCCGCCGGGTGCCCTGGTTCCATGAGGTGCCCCTGCTGCGCGGGGACATCCTCCAGGCCCGGGCGCTCACGCGATGGAACGCGGGAGACCTTGAGGGCGCCCGGAACGACTTCGAGTCTGGCCGCACCTCCTTCGCCGCCGCCGCGGCCACCGCCGAGAGCGACCCGTCCGTGTACCGTTCCTGGGCCGGGCTGGAGAACAGCGCGATGGTGGTGGAACTGTATGGCAAGGGAGAGGTGATGCCCGCCTACCAGCGGGCCCTGGAGGCCCTGTCGCGCTGCCTCACCGCGATGCCGGACGACGCTGCGTGCCTGATCCGCATGGCGCGCGTGAATCACCGTCTGGCCGAACATCGGCTCACCCAGGGAGGCGCTGGCGCGGAGCCCCTCGCCAAGGCCCTGGAGGCCGCCGAGCGTGCCCGTGCCGTGGACCCCGCGCGTTCGGAGGCCACGTACACCCTGGCGCGGAGCACCTGGCTCCAGGCGCGTTACCGGCTCGAGAAGGGAGAGGATCCGCGAGAACTGCTGGGCAAGGCCGCCGCGCTGTTCGAGAGCATCCCCGAGGCGGACCGGGATCGCGCCTGCCACGCTGACTCCGGCCTGGTTTTCAAGACATGGGCCGACTACGAGGATCAGCTGGGGGTGGCCTCACAGGGCAACCGGGACAAGGCCATTCGCGCCTACAGGGCGGCCCTGGCGATTGACCCCATTCCGGAAGACTGGATCAACCTGGGGAGCACGCTGCTGACCCGGGCATCGCTGCCGCGAAACGCGGAGCCGGAGCAGGATCTCCAGAAGGCCGCGGAGGCGCTCGAGCAGGCGCGCGCGCTCAATCCCCAGCACGTGGTGCCGTATTTCTACGCGGGCCAGGTCCACGAGCAATGGGCCCGGCGGCGGTACGCTCGCGGTGAGGATTCCCGGCTGGAGCTGGAGCTCGCCCTGGAGCAGTACCAGCGGGGGCTCGCCATCAACCCGAGCCTCCCCCACCTCCACAACGGCATGGGCATCGCGCTCCTCCTGCGGGCCGAGGAGCTATGGAATCGGGGAGGAGATCCCCTGCCAGTGCTCCAGCAGGCCCGAGCCAGCTTCGAACAGGCCATCGCGGTCGCCCCCGGACAGGGCTTCGGCTACGCCAATCTGGGCGCCCTGCTCGCCAGGCGCTGCGACTACCTGCTCGCGCGGGGGGAAGACCCTCGCCCGAGCGCGCGTGAGGCCGAGGAGGTCCTCGAACAGGGTCGTGAGCGGATGCCGGGCGCCGCCTGGCTCCGGGGCCTCGTGGGCACGGTGCGCGTCGCCCAGGCCCGCTTCGAGGTGGAGCACGCGCGATCCCCTGGCGCCCAACTCGCGCGCGCCCGGGAGGATCTCCATGCGGCCATGGAGCAGAACTCGCGGGACGCGGAGCTGTGGCTCCAACTCGGCAAGGCGCAGGCGCTCCAGGCCCGATGGGAGGAGCGGCATGGGCCACTCCCGCCCGGGGCCATGGAAGAAGCGGCGAAGTCCTTCGAGAAAGCCATCGCGCTGTCCCCTGACGACCCTGGGTATCGCCTGGAGGCCGGCCGCTTCTACCGCCTCTGGGCGGGACAACAGAAGCGCGCGGGCCATGAGGACGGCCCCCGGTTCCAGCGGGGGCTCGAACTCGCCGAGCAGGTGCTGAGGGCCCGGCCGGACTGGCCCGTGGCGCGGGCACTCCGCGCCAGCATCCGCCTGGAGCTGGACGAGACCGCGAGGCCCGGGGACAGGCTCACCTGGCAAAACCAGGCGCTGGAGGAACTGACCCAGGCGCTCGCGATCAATCCAAACCTCAGCCACGAGTGGAGCGGGCTGCTCGCCGCCGCACGGCGGCCCGGCGGGGGCCCTTAG
- a CDS encoding S26 family signal peptidase, producing MMLTAMSLGAALLVAGAGGAAWARRRWIVVAVQGNSMSPTLHDGQRLVARRLDRSNGYARSDVVVFLMPAAQRATLGDQALPYLVKRLAAVAGDPVPDWARAALGADSETRVPPGKVVVSGDNAVSQDSRQLGYIDAETLIAVVRR from the coding sequence ATGATGCTCACGGCGATGAGCCTGGGGGCCGCGCTGCTCGTGGCGGGTGCTGGGGGCGCGGCATGGGCGCGACGCCGCTGGATTGTCGTCGCGGTGCAAGGCAACAGCATGTCGCCCACGCTGCATGACGGGCAGCGGCTCGTCGCGAGGCGGCTGGACCGTTCGAACGGCTATGCGCGTTCAGATGTCGTCGTCTTCCTGATGCCCGCGGCGCAGCGCGCGACGCTGGGCGACCAGGCGCTGCCCTATCTCGTCAAGCGGCTGGCCGCCGTGGCGGGAGACCCGGTGCCGGACTGGGCCAGGGCGGCCCTCGGTGCCGACAGCGAGACGCGAGTCCCTCCGGGCAAGGTGGTGGTGTCCGGAGACAATGCAGTAAGCCAGGACTCACGGCAGCTGGGCTACATCGACGCGGAGACCCTCATCGCCGTCGTGCGGCGCTGA
- a CDS encoding ABC transporter ATP-binding protein, protein MSEPRPGRGILREVSRTVGAAVALQWRAAPLASGFALLLTLCTGSVAAVGGWLTKQLLDELGRGALADSQRALTLAVGAAAVAGGAMAILNVSEYLSGVIRWGVTLEVERSLFAKVAALEGLHHFEDPAFHGRLRLAEEAARDAPQQLIEFVRALLRMLVSVGTLSAVVLMVSPPMALLLVLAGGVALMAQLVRSRWLVELSAALVPTYRWRDFYHSLLVDVRAAKESRLFGLGELLLERMVASLRKAADREMAVTRKGLAVQASLSVLTAAVAAAGAFIVARGAIEGRLQIGDVSLFLAAVAGIQGAFNGLLSQVEFASRSVQTFKNYLDIMDLPVRAPEASRPVARLRHGVELRDVWFRYDASGPWVLRGVSLFIPAGGSVGLVGVNGAGKSTLVKLLCRLYDAERGQVLWDGVDVRELDARALRRRMTATFQDFMTYDFTAAENIGLGDLDRLKDPARIREVARLAEIDEKLTSLPAGYDTLLSRVLEGEDEDMPAGVSLSGGQWQRLALARALMREDVDLLVLDEPSSGLDAAAEFHIHRTLARHGAGRARLLISHRMSALRGADTLFVLSGGQLIEQGSHDALMAAGGEYARLFTLQASGYQDERVASRAGPKEVA, encoded by the coding sequence ATGAGCGAGCCGCGCCCCGGGCGGGGCATCCTGCGCGAGGTGTCGCGCACGGTGGGCGCGGCCGTGGCGCTCCAGTGGCGCGCGGCGCCGCTGGCGTCCGGGTTCGCCCTCCTCCTCACGCTGTGCACCGGCTCCGTGGCCGCCGTGGGCGGCTGGCTCACCAAGCAGTTGCTGGATGAGCTGGGCCGCGGGGCCCTCGCCGACTCGCAGCGGGCGCTCACGCTGGCGGTGGGCGCGGCCGCGGTGGCCGGTGGCGCCATGGCCATCCTCAACGTCTCCGAGTACCTGTCCGGAGTGATTCGCTGGGGTGTCACCCTGGAGGTCGAGCGCTCCCTCTTCGCGAAGGTGGCGGCCCTGGAGGGCCTGCACCACTTCGAGGATCCCGCCTTCCACGGCCGCCTGCGGCTCGCGGAGGAGGCCGCCCGGGACGCACCCCAGCAGCTCATCGAGTTCGTCAGGGCCCTCCTTCGCATGCTGGTCTCGGTGGGGACGCTGAGCGCCGTGGTCCTGATGGTGTCGCCCCCCATGGCGCTCTTGCTGGTGCTGGCGGGGGGCGTGGCCCTGATGGCCCAGCTCGTGCGCAGCCGGTGGCTGGTGGAGCTGTCAGCGGCGCTGGTGCCGACGTATCGCTGGCGCGACTTCTACCATTCGCTGCTGGTGGACGTGCGGGCGGCCAAGGAGAGCCGGCTGTTCGGATTGGGGGAGCTGCTGCTGGAGCGGATGGTGGCGTCGCTGCGCAAGGCGGCGGACCGCGAGATGGCGGTTACGCGCAAGGGGCTGGCCGTGCAGGCGTCGCTGTCGGTGCTCACGGCAGCGGTGGCGGCGGCAGGGGCCTTCATCGTCGCGCGGGGCGCGATTGAGGGTCGGCTCCAGATTGGAGACGTCTCCCTCTTCCTCGCGGCCGTGGCGGGCATCCAGGGCGCCTTCAACGGGCTGCTCTCGCAGGTCGAGTTCGCGAGCCGCAGCGTCCAGACCTTCAAGAACTACCTCGACATCATGGACCTGCCGGTCCGCGCGCCAGAGGCTTCGCGCCCGGTGGCGCGGCTGCGGCACGGCGTGGAGTTGCGCGACGTCTGGTTCCGCTACGACGCCAGTGGGCCGTGGGTGCTGCGGGGGGTGAGCCTCTTCATTCCGGCGGGGGGCTCGGTGGGGCTCGTGGGCGTCAACGGTGCCGGCAAGAGCACGCTGGTGAAGCTGCTGTGCCGCCTCTACGACGCGGAGCGCGGCCAGGTCCTCTGGGACGGCGTGGACGTGCGCGAGCTGGATGCCCGGGCGCTGCGGCGGCGGATGACGGCGACCTTCCAGGACTTCATGACGTATGACTTCACCGCGGCGGAGAACATCGGCCTGGGGGACCTGGACCGGCTGAAGGACCCGGCGCGAATCCGCGAGGTGGCGCGGCTGGCGGAGATCGACGAAAAGCTCACCTCGCTCCCCGCGGGTTACGACACGCTGCTCAGCCGCGTGCTCGAAGGGGAGGACGAGGACATGCCAGCGGGCGTCTCGCTTTCCGGAGGCCAGTGGCAGCGGCTGGCGCTGGCGCGGGCCCTGATGCGCGAGGACGTCGACCTGCTGGTGCTGGACGAGCCGAGCTCCGGCCTGGACGCTGCCGCCGAGTTCCACATCCACCGGACCCTGGCGCGTCACGGTGCCGGGCGGGCGCGGCTGCTCATCTCCCACCGGATGAGCGCGCTGCGGGGCGCGGACACCCTCTTCGTCCTCTCCGGGGGCCAGCTCATCGAGCAGGGCTCGCATGACGCGCTGATGGCGGCGGGCGGCGAGTACGCGCGCCTGTTCACACTCCAGGCGAGCGGCTATCAGGACGAGCGCGTCGCATCCCGGGCGGGCCCGAAGGAGGTCGCATGA
- a CDS encoding TlpA family protein disulfide reductase, whose protein sequence is MVETLVVGGVVLAVLVVANLLLTLALVGRLRTLQEMVANQVVLRDPALPLKGDEVGRFEATTVEGEAFTDAALREGRTLVGFFAAGCRPCASVRKQLLESPPGMPLMAFIEGDPGDPDTVALGASLKHVARVALLSEGDSVTRAIKQAGYPTLVLVDKGVVAASGHYLHEVLS, encoded by the coding sequence ATGGTCGAAACGCTTGTCGTGGGTGGTGTCGTCCTCGCCGTGCTGGTGGTGGCCAACCTCTTGCTGACGCTCGCGCTCGTCGGGCGGCTGCGCACGCTTCAGGAGATGGTGGCCAACCAGGTCGTCCTGCGCGACCCGGCACTGCCGCTGAAGGGGGATGAGGTCGGCCGCTTCGAGGCCACCACCGTGGAGGGCGAGGCCTTTACGGATGCCGCCCTGCGGGAGGGAAGGACGCTGGTCGGCTTCTTCGCCGCGGGCTGCCGGCCTTGCGCCTCGGTGCGCAAGCAGCTGCTCGAATCGCCTCCCGGAATGCCGCTCATGGCGTTCATCGAAGGAGACCCTGGCGACCCGGACACGGTGGCGCTGGGGGCGTCCTTGAAGCATGTGGCCCGGGTGGCGTTGCTGTCCGAGGGTGACTCCGTCACGCGGGCCATCAAACAGGCGGGCTATCCCACGCTCGTCCTCGTCGACAAGGGCGTGGTCGCGGCCTCGGGGCACTACCTGCACGAAGTCCTGTCATGA
- a CDS encoding MauE/DoxX family redox-associated membrane protein, producing the protein MNAVNLGCRLMLAMVFALAALGKARGRKPFEDFIQTLKSFGLPRALAGAPLAATLILAEAASALLLLVGMGAGYVLALLLLVGFTLGIAWVIRRGKKVACRCFGASNAPVSAAHLVRNGLLLTITVVGAVSHEAASGGLAVGMGVIAGTVGVLAGLFVTRWDDLVFLFRGPQSLAALSRTRRN; encoded by the coding sequence TTGAACGCGGTCAATCTAGGCTGTCGACTGATGCTGGCCATGGTGTTCGCGCTCGCCGCGTTGGGAAAGGCGCGCGGACGCAAACCTTTTGAAGATTTCATCCAGACACTCAAGAGCTTTGGTCTTCCGCGCGCCCTGGCTGGGGCGCCGCTGGCGGCCACGTTGATCCTGGCGGAAGCCGCCTCCGCGCTGCTGCTCCTGGTGGGCATGGGGGCGGGGTATGTGCTGGCGCTGCTGCTCCTGGTGGGCTTCACGCTGGGGATCGCGTGGGTGATTCGCCGGGGAAAGAAGGTCGCGTGCCGGTGCTTCGGTGCCAGCAACGCTCCCGTCAGCGCGGCGCACCTGGTTCGCAATGGGCTGTTGCTGACCATCACGGTCGTCGGAGCGGTGAGCCACGAGGCCGCCTCGGGTGGGCTGGCGGTGGGGATGGGCGTCATCGCGGGGACGGTCGGGGTCCTGGCGGGGCTCTTCGTCACGCGCTGGGATGATCTGGTGTTCTTGTTCCGAGGACCGCAGTCGCTGGCTGCGTTGTCCCGAACCCGCCGAAACTGA